A window of Eubacteriaceae bacterium ES3 contains these coding sequences:
- a CDS encoding PTS glucitol/sorbitol transporter subunit IIC → MNLLADAGEKYYGLFQEGAEFLLMYLEKFLPVILLLIMLVNVFRNLLGQERIEKLLLLLSSNVLSRWTLFPIFSVILLGTPGFLGAAALLKNRQKAAFLDAAVSFSHPATGLFPSANRRQLFIFLGIGTGVYMAGYDISFLAIAYFVTGLIVMLFRSLITRIIVEIMTRYHKNKEV, encoded by the coding sequence ATGAATCTTCTGGCAGATGCTGGTGAAAAATATTATGGACTATTTCAGGAAGGTGCAGAATTTCTCCTGATGTATCTTGAGAAGTTTTTACCAGTGATTCTTCTTTTAATTATGCTGGTCAATGTTTTTAGAAACTTATTAGGTCAGGAAAGGATCGAAAAACTGCTTTTGTTATTAAGTAGTAATGTCCTGAGCAGATGGACTTTATTTCCAATCTTTTCAGTCATTTTGTTGGGGACTCCTGGTTTTTTAGGCGCAGCAGCGCTATTGAAAAACAGGCAGAAAGCAGCTTTTTTAGATGCAGCTGTTTCTTTTTCACATCCTGCAACAGGGCTGTTTCCCAGTGCAAACAGGCGGCAGCTGTTTATTTTTCTGGGGATTGGAACTGGTGTTTATATGGCCGGTTATGATATCTCTTTTCTGGCGATTGCCTATTTCGTGACAGGATTGATCGTGATGCTGTTTCGAAGTCTGATAACCAGGATTATCGTTGAGATTATGACGAGATATCATAAAAATAAAGAGGTGTAG
- a CDS encoding homocitrate synthase: protein MINKYIVDTTLRDGEQTPGLAFTHNEKVAIAKSLDQMGVSRIEAGTPAMGKEECQSFERIKSICNHSKIIGWNRMKMGDIEASISCGADIIHVCAPASDLLITEKLGKTRDRILDELTQCADRIRSAKKEFTLGLEDASRADASFVKTLIKKGIELGATTLRFSDTVGILTPRLCKEAIAALPEKINIEIHMHNDLGMAVANSIQGLKSGATYADCTLFGIGERAGNCNLEHLLTAGAPHFNFGIDRNELKWHQSMLHATIFKQ from the coding sequence ATGATTAACAAATATATAGTCGATACCACCCTCAGAGATGGTGAGCAAACCCCGGGACTGGCTTTTACCCATAATGAAAAGGTAGCTATTGCTAAATCTCTCGATCAGATGGGGGTCTCCCGAATTGAAGCCGGAACTCCAGCTATGGGCAAGGAAGAATGCCAAAGCTTTGAACGAATTAAATCAATCTGCAATCATTCAAAAATAATTGGCTGGAATCGGATGAAGATGGGTGATATTGAAGCTTCAATCAGTTGTGGTGCTGATATTATCCATGTCTGTGCTCCTGCTTCTGATCTTTTAATTACCGAAAAGTTAGGAAAAACAAGAGATCGTATTCTTGATGAATTGACTCAGTGTGCTGACCGGATTCGGTCAGCTAAAAAAGAATTTACCCTGGGCCTTGAAGATGCCTCACGTGCTGATGCCTCTTTCGTTAAAACATTGATTAAAAAGGGTATCGAATTGGGTGCTACAACCTTGAGGTTCTCTGATACTGTGGGTATTCTGACGCCACGATTATGTAAGGAAGCCATTGCCGCTTTACCAGAAAAAATCAATATTGAAATCCATATGCATAACGATTTGGGCATGGCTGTCGCTAATTCAATTCAAGGGCTGAAGAGTGGGGCAACTTACGCTGACTGCACCCTGTTTGGGATTGGTGAACGGGCCGGCAATTGCAACCTGGAGCATCTGCTGACTGCCGGCGCCCCACATTTTAATTTTGGTATTGATCGTAATGAGCTTAAATGGCATCAGTCAATGCTTCATGCTACTATATTTAAACAATAA
- a CDS encoding PTS glucitol/sorbitol transporter subunit IIA, whose protein sequence is MYYNTRITAIGKMVKDLLKSGLLVVFNEDAPVAVQEITVLHTIESLEKNVEKGDSVIFGDQIYLVTAVGSAANNTLKNLGHCTFSFSGRTETLNPGWIELKGVKKPILKTGDCFQIRSSGKDGGYNASQRSEDY, encoded by the coding sequence ATGTATTATAATACGAGGATAACTGCGATTGGCAAAATGGTAAAAGATCTGCTTAAGTCGGGATTACTGGTGGTATTCAACGAAGATGCTCCTGTGGCAGTTCAGGAAATTACTGTTCTGCACACTATTGAAAGCCTTGAAAAAAATGTGGAGAAGGGTGATTCGGTCATTTTTGGCGATCAAATTTATCTGGTCACAGCGGTAGGGAGTGCGGCAAATAATACGCTTAAGAATCTGGGCCATTGTACTTTCTCTTTTAGTGGCAGAACAGAGACTTTAAATCCTGGCTGGATTGAGCTTAAAGGGGTTAAAAAACCGATATTAAAGACAGGCGACTGTTTTCAGATAAGAAGTTCAGGAAAGGATGGAGGTTACAATGCATCGCAAAGAAGTGAAGATTATTAA
- a CDS encoding transcriptional regulator GutM: protein MVYLMLLFISILIILAYLSKRQVENYHQALKELYNKEVVLGIGHQNGIPFPGNATIIILAVDKKSNRIVGCRRLAGIKIWQPFEKLTIYDSYSLDELRELAIYEDFLLNRRAEKLKVNYTKLADLFYRKGALLQAVEALEQRIQKQKIMAINEKRLKKIEDSKRLSFHSLLNEMEKEVEGA from the coding sequence TTGGTTTATCTGATGCTATTGTTTATATCAATATTAATAATTCTAGCATATCTTTCGAAGCGGCAGGTTGAAAATTATCATCAAGCTTTGAAAGAACTTTATAATAAAGAGGTAGTACTGGGAATCGGTCATCAAAATGGCATTCCATTTCCTGGCAATGCAACGATCATAATTCTGGCAGTGGATAAAAAGTCGAATCGGATAGTCGGGTGCAGAAGACTGGCAGGGATAAAAATATGGCAACCCTTTGAAAAACTTACAATATATGACAGTTATTCACTGGATGAACTACGGGAACTAGCAATTTATGAGGATTTTTTACTTAATCGCCGAGCTGAAAAACTCAAAGTTAATTATACAAAGTTAGCCGATCTTTTTTACCGTAAAGGCGCACTGCTCCAAGCAGTTGAAGCACTAGAGCAGCGGATTCAGAAGCAAAAGATAATGGCAATCAACGAAAAGAGACTTAAGAAAATTGAAGACTCTAAGCGTCTTAGCTTTCATTCTTTATTGAATGAAATGGAAAAAGAAGTGGAAGGAGCTTAA
- a CDS encoding HPr family phosphocarrier protein, protein MHRKEVKIINESGLHARPAAEFCRIASQFNSEILITRMGDEERHGNAKSVISVVSMMVEKGMNLLITAEGNDEMIAVETLAALVNNGFGE, encoded by the coding sequence ATGCATCGCAAAGAAGTGAAGATTATTAATGAGTCTGGTTTACATGCCAGGCCCGCCGCTGAATTCTGTCGAATTGCCAGCCAGTTTAATTCAGAAATTCTGATTACCAGGATGGGGGATGAGGAACGGCATGGCAATGCTAAATCGGTGATTAGTGTTGTTTCAATGATGGTAGAGAAAGGGATGAACCTCTTAATTACCGCTGAAGGGAACGATGAAATGATTGCCGTTGAGACCCTGGCAGCCCTGGTCAACAATGGTTTTGGAGAATAA
- a CDS encoding DnaD domain protein: MNHFKFVLNHDDLGVTPLENIFINHYMPSARGDYVKVYLYGLKRCYNSKLSSISNTEIAKDLRLLETDVKRAWDYWAEEGIISIDYIGTSDANICFLNITGTYLYKNKPIETPAKDSTALNEMEKRIQQMYDKIQDMYESRSVSKAEMLMFKHWLQNYNFTPEAVILIVEYSINMINNKEKSFTPAQVKNYLEKVAESFYGSGVRDHLDVEKHIEKLRTRRKNYYEILNLLGLRRNPMASEQAIMDRWLTAFPMEIIKEALSRSNQPNLKYIDGILKKWQDKGFTTLEAVQSETRPSTRKETSMDPISESRKQAYVDMSPEYAVDLWDELEISDEN; encoded by the coding sequence ATGAACCATTTTAAATTTGTTCTCAATCATGATGACCTGGGGGTTACTCCTCTGGAAAATATTTTCATCAATCATTATATGCCCTCAGCCCGGGGAGACTATGTTAAAGTCTATTTATATGGGCTTAAACGCTGCTATAACAGCAAATTGTCATCAATATCAAATACTGAAATTGCAAAAGATCTGAGACTGCTGGAAACGGATGTGAAGCGGGCATGGGATTATTGGGCTGAAGAAGGAATAATCAGTATTGATTACATTGGTACTTCAGATGCCAATATCTGCTTTTTAAATATTACCGGCACCTATCTCTATAAAAATAAGCCAATAGAAACACCTGCTAAAGATAGTACTGCCCTTAATGAAATGGAAAAGCGAATTCAGCAGATGTACGATAAAATTCAGGATATGTATGAGAGCCGATCGGTTTCAAAGGCCGAAATGCTGATGTTCAAGCACTGGTTACAGAATTATAACTTTACTCCAGAAGCCGTCATTTTAATTGTTGAATATTCCATAAATATGATCAACAACAAGGAAAAAAGTTTTACTCCCGCCCAAGTTAAAAATTATCTGGAAAAAGTTGCGGAAAGCTTCTATGGTTCGGGCGTTCGCGACCATCTTGATGTGGAAAAACATATCGAAAAGTTGCGGACACGCCGAAAAAATTATTATGAAATTTTGAATCTGTTGGGACTCAGAAGAAATCCCATGGCCTCAGAGCAGGCTATTATGGACCGCTGGCTTACAGCATTTCCCATGGAAATAATCAAAGAAGCGCTTTCGCGCAGCAATCAGCCGAATCTCAAATATATTGATGGAATTCTCAAAAAGTGGCAGGATAAAGGTTTTACAACGCTTGAAGCTGTGCAGAGCGAAACACGACCGTCCACCCGAAAGGAAACAAGCATGGATCCGATCAGCGAATCACGAAAACAGGCATATGTCGATATGAGCCCGGAATATGCCGTAGATTTATGGGATGAACTGGAGATTAGTGATGAAAACTAA
- a CDS encoding PTS sorbitol transporter subunit IIB, with the protein MYSTVFIEKGKNGWGGPLLIEPNEEKDKIVSITGGGIDEVTLKIAQLTGAVAVDGYNEAVTDEETACVVIDCGGMLRCGLYPKKEIPTINLVAVGQSGPFKEFMTKENYVSGVTPDNVFRVDSLEIFDIELPEPVVSNKLEEVVTEAEEVTFEADTKKERKPRIKVQRASLTDIVIDAGKDAVDSAIRDIIPFMLFFALIAGAVMYTGLGDLMKEYLFPYLASVPGLLILAFICSIPLISAKIGSNALVGQLLSVLIGIGIALGAVPVYLALPALFAVNAQAGCDLISDVLTLGEADENDREIGQKAVLIARLLTGPGAVLIVLFISLWLYGLL; encoded by the coding sequence ATGTATTCAACGGTATTTATCGAAAAAGGTAAGAACGGTTGGGGTGGTCCTCTTCTGATCGAACCGAACGAAGAGAAGGATAAAATAGTATCGATTACTGGCGGCGGGATTGATGAAGTTACTTTAAAAATTGCCCAGCTGACCGGAGCTGTCGCTGTAGATGGTTATAACGAAGCGGTTACGGATGAAGAAACCGCTTGTGTGGTGATTGACTGTGGTGGAATGCTTCGTTGTGGCCTTTATCCCAAAAAAGAAATTCCAACGATTAATCTGGTTGCTGTCGGGCAGTCCGGACCCTTTAAAGAATTTATGACCAAAGAGAACTATGTTTCAGGGGTGACACCAGATAATGTTTTTCGGGTAGACAGTTTGGAAATATTTGATATAGAGCTTCCTGAACCGGTAGTTTCAAATAAGTTGGAGGAAGTTGTAACTGAAGCGGAAGAAGTGACTTTTGAAGCGGATACAAAAAAGGAGCGGAAACCGAGAATTAAAGTTCAGAGGGCTTCATTAACAGACATTGTTATAGATGCCGGCAAGGACGCTGTTGATAGTGCGATTCGCGATATTATTCCCTTCATGCTGTTTTTTGCTTTGATTGCCGGTGCAGTTATGTACACTGGATTGGGGGATTTGATGAAAGAGTACCTTTTTCCATATCTTGCCAGTGTGCCAGGCTTGCTGATTTTGGCTTTTATTTGTTCTATTCCGCTTATATCAGCGAAAATTGGGTCAAATGCTTTGGTCGGCCAGCTTTTATCAGTGCTGATTGGGATTGGCATTGCGCTGGGGGCGGTTCCTGTATACTTGGCATTACCGGCTTTATTTGCAGTAAATGCCCAGGCTGGCTGTGATTTGATATCCGATGTACTGACATTGGGTGAAGCTGATGAAAACGACCGGGAAATTGGCCAAAAAGCTGTCCTGATCGCCAGACTATTAACGGGTCCTGGGGCTGTTCTGATCGTATTGTTTATTTCGTTATGGCTTTATGGTCTGTTATAA
- a CDS encoding trypsin-like peptidase domain-containing protein, whose amino-acid sequence MNDDLKIPKQSKVSLFLVGIIGAIIGGLIVGGAFLAFFTLNGSADTVVEGATQQIVVSDSNADSVVEAVAQVVPQSVVGIETTVTTMTVMGAAEGTSVGSGFILTSDGYIATNHHVVEGGSTITVSLDDGSTYEGDLIWSDSVLDMAIIKIDAKDLPVLELGDSDDISVGELAVAVGNPMGLNFERTVTSGIVSALNRSIPLDNGLAEDLIQTDASINEGNSGGPLVNKNGKVIGINTYKLSSGEGMGFAIPINILKPILNEIVATGTFTPTVIGITGYDRAIADYYLTDAGDDFDEGIYIASIQQGYGAAEAGLQQGDIILSIDGVETNTMLKMKEILYGKDPGESVTVTFLRNGSSQTAEVTVSAS is encoded by the coding sequence ATGAATGATGATTTAAAAATCCCCAAACAATCGAAAGTAAGTCTCTTTCTGGTCGGAATAATCGGTGCAATTATTGGCGGACTAATCGTAGGTGGTGCTTTTTTGGCTTTTTTTACCCTAAATGGCAGTGCTGATACGGTAGTTGAAGGTGCTACTCAGCAGATTGTTGTCAGTGATTCCAATGCGGATTCAGTGGTAGAAGCTGTAGCTCAGGTAGTTCCCCAGTCGGTGGTGGGTATAGAAACCACCGTTACGACGATGACAGTAATGGGAGCGGCTGAAGGCACCAGTGTCGGTTCGGGTTTTATTTTAACAAGTGATGGATATATTGCAACAAATCACCATGTTGTCGAAGGGGGAAGTACAATCACCGTTTCTCTTGATGATGGCAGTACTTATGAGGGCGATCTGATTTGGTCAGATTCAGTTCTCGATATGGCAATTATTAAAATTGATGCCAAAGATTTACCGGTGTTGGAATTAGGTGATTCTGATGATATTTCTGTGGGCGAGTTGGCTGTTGCAGTTGGGAATCCCATGGGTTTAAATTTTGAACGGACAGTTACCTCCGGGATTGTTTCAGCACTTAATCGAAGCATTCCACTGGATAACGGTTTGGCTGAAGACCTGATTCAGACTGACGCCTCTATTAACGAAGGAAATAGTGGTGGTCCCCTGGTCAATAAAAACGGAAAAGTAATTGGGATTAATACCTATAAACTCAGCTCTGGCGAAGGAATGGGATTTGCGATTCCGATCAATATTTTAAAACCTATCCTCAATGAGATTGTAGCAACTGGTACCTTTACTCCGACAGTAATCGGTATTACCGGCTACGACCGGGCAATTGCCGATTATTATCTGACGGATGCTGGAGATGACTTTGATGAGGGCATTTACATCGCCTCTATTCAACAGGGCTATGGAGCTGCTGAAGCTGGTCTGCAACAAGGGGATATTATTCTCTCTATTGATGGTGTGGAAACTAACACTATGCTTAAAATGAAAGAAATCCTTTACGGAAAAGATCCCGGTGAATCGGTCACAGTGACCTTTTTAAGAAACGGCAGTAGTCAGACTGCTGAAGTGACAGTATCAGCATCATAA
- a CDS encoding MBL fold metallo-hydrolase, whose product MKFCSLYSGSSGNSLFVSHGQTSLLIDAGMSGIKIQNAMKAIEEDPKKLKGILVTHEHRDHIHGIGVLSRRFDLPVYATTKTWEAMGESLGKIAENNRKTFESGEDLNIEELQIRPFKTSHDAAESCGFVIDDGTCQMGIATDTGVVTEQMIEALMGCKLTVIESNHDLGMLEAGAYPFYLKQRIKSDFGHLSNEVAGNLVKTLVENGTETVLLAHLSQENNFPLLAYETTSRILSEAGINPQKDICLAVAKRSCVSEIIKL is encoded by the coding sequence TTGAAATTTTGTAGCTTATATAGCGGAAGTTCTGGAAACAGTTTATTTGTTTCACACGGGCAAACGAGCTTGCTGATTGATGCAGGAATGAGTGGCATAAAGATTCAGAATGCAATGAAAGCCATCGAGGAAGACCCCAAAAAATTAAAAGGGATTCTGGTGACCCATGAACACCGGGATCATATTCATGGGATTGGTGTTTTATCGCGGCGTTTTGATTTGCCTGTTTATGCGACCACAAAAACCTGGGAGGCAATGGGTGAAAGTCTGGGGAAAATTGCTGAGAATAATCGAAAGACTTTTGAATCCGGTGAGGACCTGAACATTGAAGAACTGCAGATCAGGCCTTTTAAAACCTCTCATGATGCAGCTGAATCATGTGGTTTTGTAATTGATGACGGTACTTGCCAAATGGGTATTGCAACGGATACCGGCGTTGTTACAGAACAGATGATTGAAGCATTGATGGGATGCAAGCTTACCGTGATTGAGTCCAATCACGATCTGGGTATGCTGGAAGCTGGTGCTTATCCTTTCTATCTAAAGCAGAGGATAAAAAGTGACTTTGGACATTTATCTAATGAAGTAGCCGGGAATCTCGTGAAAACACTGGTTGAGAATGGAACCGAAACTGTTTTACTGGCACATCTGAGTCAGGAAAACAATTTTCCTTTGCTGGCCTATGAAACAACCTCGCGAATTCTATCGGAAGCAGGGATTAACCCTCAAAAGGATATTTGTTTAGCGGTTGCCAAGCGAAGTTGCGTGAGTGAAATAATTAAATTGTAA
- a CDS encoding UDP-N-acetylglucosamine 1-carboxyvinyltransferase, whose product MDAFIIEGGNPLCGEVSISGAKNAVLGIIPAAVLCACSSKIENVPDIKDVNKMVDILEKLGADIYREEDTVIINTAKPISYDVSEYEEETGQMRASYYLMGALLGRYKKAIVPLPGGCNIGDRPIDQHIKGFEALGAEVVIEHGQAKLDAPQLKGAHIFLDVVSVGATINIMLAACRAEGKTIIENAAKEPHIVDVANFLNLMGANIKGAGTDVIKIVGVESMHGCEYSVIPDQITTGTYMMAAAATGGNVLIRNIIPKHMEAITAKLTEMGVSVTEEDNGIRVARTKPLKACNVKTMPYPGFPTDLQQPMAVLMTIAEGTSTITESIFESRFKYVDELRRMGANISINGRTATINGVKELSATKIKATDLRAGAAMVLAGLVADGETKVTDIVHIDRGYEKLQENMRSLGAVIRRIAL is encoded by the coding sequence ATGGATGCTTTTATTATAGAAGGAGGCAATCCGCTTTGCGGAGAAGTCTCAATTTCGGGTGCAAAAAATGCGGTTCTGGGAATCATTCCAGCAGCTGTTCTCTGTGCCTGCTCAAGTAAGATTGAAAATGTACCGGATATTAAGGATGTCAACAAAATGGTGGATATTCTGGAAAAACTGGGTGCAGATATATATAGAGAAGAAGATACAGTTATTATTAATACAGCCAAACCGATTTCATATGATGTCTCAGAATATGAAGAAGAAACAGGCCAGATGCGAGCTTCATATTATTTAATGGGCGCTTTACTAGGTCGTTATAAAAAAGCTATTGTACCGCTTCCAGGAGGTTGTAATATTGGAGATCGGCCAATTGATCAGCATATTAAAGGCTTTGAAGCTCTTGGGGCTGAAGTTGTCATTGAACATGGACAGGCAAAACTTGATGCACCACAGCTGAAGGGTGCACATATTTTTTTGGATGTGGTAAGTGTGGGGGCAACCATCAATATTATGTTGGCTGCCTGTCGGGCTGAGGGTAAAACCATTATTGAGAATGCCGCTAAAGAACCCCATATTGTTGATGTAGCCAACTTTTTAAACTTAATGGGTGCCAATATCAAGGGGGCAGGAACTGATGTGATCAAAATTGTTGGTGTGGAGTCCATGCATGGTTGTGAATATTCGGTAATTCCCGATCAGATTACAACTGGGACTTATATGATGGCGGCAGCAGCGACCGGCGGTAATGTACTAATCAGAAACATTATACCTAAACATATGGAAGCAATTACAGCGAAACTGACGGAAATGGGTGTTTCGGTAACGGAAGAAGATAATGGTATTCGGGTGGCAAGAACCAAGCCACTGAAGGCCTGTAATGTAAAAACAATGCCCTATCCAGGTTTTCCAACTGACCTCCAGCAGCCGATGGCAGTTTTAATGACCATTGCTGAGGGTACCAGTACTATTACTGAAAGTATTTTTGAAAGTCGTTTTAAATATGTGGATGAACTGCGTAGAATGGGGGCAAATATCTCAATTAATGGTCGGACAGCGACGATTAATGGGGTGAAAGAATTATCGGCAACCAAAATTAAGGCCACAGATTTGCGGGCTGGAGCAGCTATGGTATTGGCTGGCCTGGTGGCTGACGGGGAAACGAAGGTTACCGATATTGTTCATATAGATCGTGGTTATGAAAAACTTCAGGAAAATATGCGCAGTCTGGGCGCCGTGATTCGCCGTATAGCTCTGTAA